One part of the Pseudemcibacter aquimaris genome encodes these proteins:
- a CDS encoding TonB-dependent receptor plug domain-containing protein: protein MGTKSLHKLIMMPILSCGLMTTTMLTPVYAASGGDGGDGGEEALIDASIVTYKADFFEQYAPVSLRDMLQRIPGVQEILNRRRNRNQRGFGNGGDQVLIDGKRLAGKANNINDTLSRISADQVVQIDLIRGAASGLDVQSQGLVINVILAEGASKSSTFWRVMGEYTVGYKVLPQFLVSHTGETGNLNYSVSLERTNDNGYRPMSEIFYDEFDVETGTQEIDHVFGRRGWTATTNLGYDFEDGSELRLNGLFNPNQFFYTEERIELGDDPDNKFWERDSDNDRWEIGGDFTTSLGFLGRSKTLFVVNRNTEDTEVFRDRRQDDPHYRYSEEYTDLYRSEKILRSSITPTIADGQTIEIGGEMAINDFDKIFSSFSRDEAGDALEQKTVSDVEIQEQRYEVFAIHSYNITPEIVMQSSLTTEFSNIVADNKLVGGGIDTRDTSLTYFKPRVNVRYDYTDRDQIRLTVEKKVSQLRFDTFVTSYDAQNDEIRYGNTDLLPTQTWEFEIGYEHRIPNDAGTIEAKAYYHHRIDHQTRVDFTEYRDAIGGNLITVDQFFALPPSTALRDETDFTPAQGNIDSAYIYGADFKGNMRLGFIGVPEATLTLGYRYERRRSMDQFLQQMRNFARHSDHAYTVNYRHDVTKLRFAYGFEFFLRSDWANYDMRYYQPQSPSAWGKAFAEYILDNGIKARVDILELSGSQGSQTTYRYSDHIRFDEIYAREEREKDKPRAIQFSLQGSF, encoded by the coding sequence ATGGGTACAAAATCGCTTCACAAATTAATTATGATGCCGATTTTAAGTTGTGGTCTTATGACTACAACCATGCTGACGCCAGTATACGCCGCAAGTGGTGGTGATGGTGGCGATGGCGGTGAAGAAGCACTGATTGATGCATCTATTGTTACCTATAAAGCGGACTTTTTCGAACAATATGCACCCGTTTCCTTACGCGATATGCTGCAACGTATTCCTGGTGTTCAGGAAATCCTTAATCGACGCAGAAACCGTAATCAACGCGGCTTTGGTAATGGCGGTGATCAGGTTCTGATCGACGGTAAACGTCTTGCGGGTAAGGCAAATAACATTAACGACACTTTATCCCGAATTTCAGCGGATCAAGTGGTTCAGATTGATTTGATCCGTGGTGCTGCAAGTGGCCTTGATGTTCAAAGTCAGGGGCTAGTGATTAACGTGATCCTTGCCGAGGGCGCATCAAAATCAAGCACGTTCTGGCGTGTGATGGGTGAATATACGGTTGGCTATAAAGTGTTACCGCAATTTCTTGTGTCCCATACAGGTGAAACAGGAAACCTGAATTATTCTGTCAGTCTTGAACGCACCAATGATAACGGTTACCGCCCGATGAGCGAGATTTTCTACGATGAATTTGACGTGGAAACCGGAACACAGGAAATCGATCACGTATTCGGCAGACGCGGTTGGACGGCAACAACGAACCTTGGTTACGATTTTGAGGATGGATCAGAATTACGTTTAAACGGTTTATTTAACCCGAACCAATTTTTCTATACGGAAGAACGTATCGAACTTGGTGATGATCCGGATAATAAATTCTGGGAACGTGATTCCGATAATGACCGCTGGGAAATCGGTGGTGACTTCACGACGTCACTTGGCTTTCTTGGGCGTTCAAAAACACTTTTTGTTGTAAACAGAAACACCGAAGACACAGAAGTATTCCGTGACAGACGACAAGATGATCCGCATTACAGATACAGCGAGGAATACACAGACCTTTACCGCAGTGAGAAAATCCTGCGCTCATCCATCACGCCGACAATTGCCGATGGTCAGACCATTGAAATTGGTGGTGAAATGGCGATTAATGATTTTGATAAAATCTTTAGCAGCTTTTCCCGTGATGAAGCAGGCGATGCATTAGAACAAAAAACAGTCAGTGATGTTGAAATTCAGGAACAACGTTACGAAGTGTTCGCAATCCACAGCTATAACATCACGCCGGAAATCGTGATGCAAAGCTCACTGACAACGGAATTTTCAAATATTGTTGCTGATAATAAACTTGTTGGCGGCGGCATTGATACCCGTGATACGAGCCTGACTTACTTTAAACCACGTGTGAACGTGCGTTATGATTATACGGATAGAGATCAAATCAGACTTACGGTCGAGAAAAAAGTAAGCCAGCTGCGTTTTGATACATTTGTAACATCATATGATGCGCAGAATGATGAAATCAGATACGGTAATACCGACCTGTTACCTACGCAAACCTGGGAATTCGAAATTGGTTATGAACACCGCATTCCAAATGATGCGGGAACCATTGAGGCAAAAGCATACTATCATCACCGCATTGATCACCAAACACGTGTCGATTTCACCGAATATCGTGACGCGATTGGTGGAAACTTGATTACGGTTGATCAATTTTTTGCGCTTCCGCCATCAACGGCGCTGCGTGATGAAACTGATTTTACCCCGGCACAGGGCAATATCGATAGCGCCTATATTTATGGGGCCGATTTTAAAGGGAACATGCGTCTTGGTTTTATTGGTGTACCAGAAGCCACATTAACCCTTGGATATCGTTATGAACGTCGCCGTTCAATGGATCAGTTCCTGCAACAAATGCGTAATTTTGCCCGCCATTCCGATCATGCCTATACGGTGAACTATCGCCATGATGTCACCAAATTAAGGTTTGCATACGGTTTTGAGTTTTTCTTAAGAAGCGACTGGGCAAATTATGATATGCGTTATTATCAACCACAAAGCCCATCCGCATGGGGTAAGGCTTTCGCTGAATATATCCTTGATAATGGTATTAAAGCCCGTGTTGATATCCTCGAGCTTTCTGGTTCACAGGGCTCACAAACAACATACCGTTACTCAGATCACATCCGCTTTGATGAAATTTACGCTCGTGAAGAGCGTGAAAAAGATAAGCCACGTGCCATCCAATTCTCACTTCAAGGTAGTTTCTAG